In Polaribacter sp. L3A8, a genomic segment contains:
- a CDS encoding TrkH family potassium uptake protein, whose translation MKKITKTYRKFQLSLTPQQNLLYGFLTYTIIGWALLCVPFFHKQTILIVDNLFIATSAISTTGLVTASIFDTYNGFGQFIIMLLFQIGGIGYMTFTSFILLSKKSPLTHWHHRVLNAEFTMPKGFELKDFLKSVIIFTFTVETIGALCFYIAFRQEGVEHNFAIWSSIFHSVSAFCTAGFGLYNNSFEQFSGNTSINTIISVLAISGSLGFIVVTDIWNRIVGKTKNITFTTKIIFGAIITLLSIGTAMIYFFEPSVNHLSENKLMISFFQSMTALTTVGFNTVPIGSFSLGIMLIIIFLMYVGASPSGTGGGLKTTTLTALIAIMWNRIRNNKQVTFLGKVIPLERLYVATSIFMLYASVIFISTFLLAITENLPLHQILFETTSAISTVGLSTGITGNLSTWGKLVIIFVMFIGRLGLLTFGLAILARKNKLKTIEDESDLAV comes from the coding sequence ATGAAAAAGATTACAAAAACATATCGAAAATTTCAATTATCACTAACTCCCCAACAAAATCTACTTTATGGTTTTTTAACTTATACTATAATAGGTTGGGCATTGCTGTGCGTCCCGTTTTTTCACAAGCAAACCATTTTAATAGTAGACAATTTATTTATTGCCACATCGGCTATTTCAACCACCGGATTAGTAACTGCTAGTATTTTTGACACTTATAATGGCTTTGGTCAATTTATTATCATGTTGCTTTTTCAAATTGGTGGTATTGGGTATATGACTTTTACTTCCTTTATATTATTATCAAAAAAGAGTCCGTTAACACATTGGCATCACCGTGTATTAAATGCAGAATTTACCATGCCTAAAGGTTTTGAATTGAAAGATTTTTTAAAATCGGTCATCATTTTTACATTTACAGTAGAAACCATTGGTGCATTGTGTTTTTACATTGCCTTTAGACAAGAAGGAGTTGAACATAATTTTGCCATTTGGAGCAGTATTTTTCATAGTGTTTCTGCTTTTTGTACTGCTGGTTTTGGACTCTATAACAATAGCTTTGAGCAATTTTCTGGTAACACTTCTATAAACACTATTATTTCTGTACTAGCCATAAGTGGATCATTAGGTTTTATTGTAGTTACCGATATTTGGAATAGAATTGTTGGTAAAACAAAAAATATCACCTTTACAACCAAAATTATTTTCGGGGCAATTATTACACTACTATCCATTGGTACTGCAATGATTTACTTTTTTGAACCTTCTGTAAATCATTTAAGCGAAAACAAACTTATGATTTCCTTTTTTCAATCTATGACAGCCTTAACTACAGTAGGTTTTAACACTGTACCAATAGGTTCGTTTTCTTTAGGTATTATGCTAATAATTATCTTTTTAATGTATGTGGGCGCTTCTCCGTCTGGTACAGGCGGTGGTTTAAAAACAACCACTTTAACAGCACTAATTGCTATAATGTGGAACAGAATTAGAAATAATAAACAAGTTACTTTTTTAGGAAAAGTAATTCCGTTAGAACGTTTATATGTAGCAACTTCCATTTTTATGTTGTATGCATCTGTTATTTTTATTTCTACCTTTTTATTAGCTATCACAGAAAATTTACCTCTTCATCAAATTTTATTTGAAACTACATCTGCTATTAGTACCGTTGGTTTAAGTACAGGCATAACTGGTAATCTAAGTACCTGGGGAAAATTGGTAATAATCTTTGTGATGTTTATAGGTAGGTTAGGCTTGCTAACTTTTGGTTTAGCTATTTTAGCTAGAAAAAACAAACTTAAAACCATTGAAGATGAAAGCGATTTGGCTGT
- a CDS encoding response regulator: MNKAEILIIDDEPQIRKLLQINLESNNYKVTQASTGNEGLILSANHPPELILLDIGLPDKSGHDILKELREWYNRPIIILSVLDNETDIVSALDNGATDYLTKPFRTGELLARIRSAIKRSQNTENNSVIICGSIIIDLVARIVKRNDEIIKLTSTEYNLLALFAKNEGKVLTHQYLLKEIWGYSYQTETQYLRVFVGTLRKKIEKNPNNPQHIITESGVGYRFQ; encoded by the coding sequence ATGAATAAGGCAGAAATACTCATTATTGATGATGAACCACAAATAAGAAAATTACTTCAAATAAATTTAGAAAGTAACAATTATAAAGTAACCCAAGCAAGTACCGGAAATGAAGGCTTAATTTTATCTGCCAACCATCCACCAGAGTTAATTTTACTAGATATTGGGTTACCCGATAAAAGCGGCCACGACATTTTAAAAGAACTAAGAGAATGGTATAATAGACCTATCATTATTCTATCTGTACTAGACAATGAAACCGATATTGTTTCTGCGCTAGATAATGGTGCAACCGACTATTTAACCAAACCTTTCCGCACAGGCGAACTTTTGGCTAGAATACGTTCTGCAATAAAACGAAGTCAAAATACCGAAAATAATTCTGTTATTATTTGTGGATCTATTATCATTGATTTAGTAGCCCGCATTGTAAAACGAAATGATGAAATTATAAAACTTACATCTACAGAATATAATTTATTGGCCTTATTTGCTAAAAACGAAGGCAAAGTTTTAACACATCAATATCTTCTAAAAGAAATTTGGGGGTACAGCTATCAAACCGAAACGCAATACCTGCGTGTTTTTGTTGGTACACTTCGTAAAAAAATTGAAAAAAACCCAAATAACCCACAACATATTATTACAGAAAGCGGTGTTGGTTATCGTTTTCAATAG
- a CDS encoding sensor histidine kinase, whose amino-acid sequence MDLFKTRKYSRKKQYLISVLLITITAVLCFISINIIGYRAVALILLLVVSVNAILFDIYPVLLSSILSALIWNFFFIPPTFNLHIGTAEDALMFLMYFVIASINAVLTYKIREVERKERDEAEKEKSIKLYNTLLNSLSHELRTPIATIIGAIDTIKDPQTNISENNKNELYTEIEIASFRLNQQVENILSMSRLEAGFIKPKIDWCDLNELVFAAIKDNADDASQHNIKFLANEQLPLFRIDNGLIQQILYNLIHNAIQHTPKNTTISIELDYNETHCIISIFDNGKGFPDNEIDNVFNKFYRLTRTSTGGTGLGLSIVKGFTEAMNGKVYLENLLQGGAKFRIEIPCEFSLNIHIENE is encoded by the coding sequence TTGGACTTATTTAAAACAAGAAAATACAGCAGAAAAAAACAATACCTAATAAGTGTTTTACTTATTACAATAACGGCTGTATTATGTTTTATATCTATTAATATTATTGGTTACAGAGCTGTTGCCCTTATTTTGCTTTTAGTAGTTTCTGTTAATGCCATTCTTTTTGACATTTACCCTGTATTACTTTCTTCAATATTAAGTGCCTTAATTTGGAATTTCTTTTTTATTCCGCCAACATTTAATTTACACATTGGCACAGCAGAAGATGCATTAATGTTTTTAATGTATTTTGTTATTGCCTCTATAAATGCCGTTTTAACTTACAAAATTAGAGAAGTAGAACGAAAGGAAAGAGATGAGGCTGAAAAAGAAAAATCTATTAAACTATACAATACTTTACTTAATTCACTTTCTCATGAACTAAGAACCCCCATTGCAACGATAATTGGTGCAATAGACACCATTAAAGACCCCCAAACTAACATTTCTGAAAACAACAAAAATGAACTTTATACAGAGATTGAAATTGCAAGCTTTCGGTTAAACCAACAAGTAGAAAATATTTTAAGTATGAGCAGGCTTGAGGCTGGTTTTATTAAACCCAAAATAGACTGGTGCGATTTAAACGAACTTGTTTTCGCAGCAATTAAAGACAATGCAGATGACGCTAGCCAGCATAACATTAAGTTTTTAGCAAATGAGCAGCTACCACTTTTTAGAATAGACAACGGTTTAATACAACAAATTCTTTACAACTTAATTCATAATGCTATTCAGCATACACCAAAAAACACTACTATATCAATTGAATTAGACTATAATGAAACACATTGTATTATCTCTATTTTTGATAATGGAAAAGGATTCCCTGACAATGAAATTGATAATGTTTTTAATAAATTTTACCGTTTAACAAGAACCTCTACTGGCGGAACTGGTTTAGGTCTTTCTATTGTGAAAGGCTTTACAGAAGCAATGAACGGAAAAGTTTATTTAGAAAATTTATTGCAAGGTGGCGCTAAATTTAGAATTGAAATTCCTTGTGAATTTTCACTAAACATACATATAGAAAATGAATAA
- the mscL gene encoding large conductance mechanosensitive channel protein MscL → MKFKLLEEFKEFAVKGNMIDIAIGVIIGAAFNKVVSTLVKEVLMPPLAFITDGTKWENKKIILREAVLVKEKITVEEIAIGYGKLFEAGIDFLIIAFTVFIVVKAMNAMKKKADDPKNKAIVTPKNIELMNKTNELLEKQNEYLLKVLSDKK, encoded by the coding sequence ATGAAATTTAAATTATTAGAAGAATTTAAAGAGTTTGCCGTAAAAGGAAACATGATAGATATTGCTATTGGGGTTATTATTGGTGCCGCTTTTAATAAAGTAGTTAGTACCTTAGTAAAAGAAGTTTTAATGCCTCCATTAGCGTTTATAACAGATGGTACAAAGTGGGAAAACAAAAAAATTATATTAAGAGAAGCTGTTCTTGTTAAAGAGAAGATTACTGTTGAAGAAATTGCCATTGGTTATGGTAAACTATTTGAAGCAGGCATCGATTTTTTAATTATTGCTTTTACCGTTTTTATTGTTGTAAAAGCAATGAATGCCATGAAAAAGAAAGCAGACGACCCAAAAAACAAAGCTATTGTTACTCCTAAAAACATTGAGTTGATGAACAAAACCAATGAACTTTTAGAAAAACAAAATGAATATCTATTAAAGGTTTTAAGTGATAAAAAATAA
- a CDS encoding LuxE/PaaK family acyltransferase: protein MENNIFNIQNQEDFKQVALSVFKHQFKNNRVYRSFCDLLYIHPSDVTKVDEIPFLPIQFFKSREVLSSTKEIQETFTSSGTTGSLTSNHYVTDIKLYEASYLKGFAHFYGNIENYVVLALLPNYLERKGSSLVYMVNDLIKKSKNVESGFYLNNIEELAKKLTELDQKGQKVLLIGVSFALLDLVEMQQFYLKNTIIMETGGMKGRRKELVREELHEVLQNGFGVSKIHSEYGMTELLSQGYSNGNGIFDTPPWMQILTRDTEDALTIQQTGKTGGINVIDLANYNSCSFIATQDLGKVHQNGTFEIIGRFDNSDIRGCNLMVL from the coding sequence ATGGAAAACAATATTTTTAACATCCAAAATCAAGAAGATTTTAAGCAAGTTGCGCTATCCGTTTTTAAACATCAATTTAAAAATAATAGAGTGTACCGATCTTTTTGCGATTTATTATATATTCATCCTTCAGACGTTACAAAGGTTGATGAAATTCCGTTTTTACCGATTCAGTTTTTTAAGAGTAGAGAAGTACTTTCTTCTACAAAAGAGATTCAAGAAACTTTTACAAGTTCTGGCACCACAGGTAGCCTAACAAGCAACCATTATGTAACAGACATTAAGCTTTACGAAGCAAGTTATTTAAAAGGATTTGCTCATTTTTATGGCAATATAGAAAACTATGTAGTTTTGGCGTTATTACCAAATTATTTAGAAAGAAAAGGTTCTTCTTTAGTCTACATGGTAAATGATTTAATTAAGAAATCTAAAAACGTAGAAAGCGGATTTTACCTCAATAATATAGAAGAATTAGCTAAAAAGCTAACGGAATTAGATCAAAAAGGACAAAAAGTACTTTTAATAGGTGTTTCTTTTGCTTTGTTAGATTTGGTAGAAATGCAACAATTCTACCTAAAAAATACCATTATTATGGAAACCGGTGGGATGAAAGGCAGAAGAAAAGAATTGGTTAGAGAAGAATTACATGAGGTTTTACAAAACGGATTTGGAGTTTCTAAAATTCACTCAGAATACGGAATGACAGAATTACTGAGTCAAGGATATTCTAACGGAAATGGTATTTTTGACACGCCTCCTTGGATGCAAATTCTTACCAGAGATACAGAAGATGCCTTAACGATCCAACAAACCGGAAAAACAGGCGGAATTAATGTAATAGATTTGGCCAATTATAATTCTTGCTCTTTTATTGCTACGCAAGATTTAGGCAAGGTACACCAAAACGGAACTTTTGAGATTATTGGTCGTTTTGACAACTCTGATATTAGAGGTTGTAATTTAATGGTATTGTAA
- a CDS encoding DUF4377 domain-containing protein, translating to MKLKTIMLAIFILMVSCEKKDLSLNKKILVIASEKVDCVGVSPQKCFLVREVDKQDWSFFYDSIIGFTYEAGFEYEILISEKQLENPPQDASSIEYKLIRIISKIEKTSENLTN from the coding sequence ATGAAATTAAAAACTATAATGCTAGCAATTTTTATTTTGATGGTTTCATGTGAAAAAAAAGATTTAAGCTTAAATAAAAAAATACTTGTAATTGCATCAGAAAAAGTAGATTGTGTGGGTGTTTCTCCTCAAAAATGTTTTTTAGTAAGAGAAGTAGATAAACAAGATTGGAGCTTTTTTTATGATTCAATAATCGGTTTTACGTATGAAGCAGGTTTTGAATACGAAATTTTAATTTCAGAAAAACAACTAGAAAACCCGCCACAAGACGCCTCATCAATAGAATATAAATTGATACGTATTATTTCTAAGATAGAAAAAACATCAGAAAACTTAACAAATTAA
- a CDS encoding RNA polymerase sigma factor — translation MKLEELIKECCKQNIAAQAEVYQIFSDKLFAVCLKYSRNYQDAEDNLQDSFMTIFSKIEQYKNKGSFEGWLKRITIHTVLQKYRKKSPLQFVKEVSEEVEEEELSIETNNFSIDVLLSSIQQLPDKYRLIFNLYVLDNYSHKEIAEMLQISVGTSKSNLSRARKILRDQLEIYQNKQQKILINESE, via the coding sequence ATCAAACTAGAAGAACTCATAAAGGAATGCTGCAAGCAAAATATAGCAGCGCAAGCAGAGGTTTATCAGATTTTTTCTGATAAACTCTTTGCTGTTTGTTTAAAATATTCAAGAAATTATCAAGACGCAGAAGATAATTTACAAGATAGTTTTATGACTATTTTTAGCAAAATAGAACAATATAAAAATAAAGGTTCTTTTGAGGGGTGGTTAAAACGGATTACCATACATACTGTTTTACAAAAGTACCGAAAGAAATCTCCCTTACAATTTGTAAAAGAAGTTTCTGAAGAAGTAGAAGAAGAGGAACTTAGTATAGAAACAAATAATTTTAGTATTGATGTTTTGTTAAGCAGTATTCAGCAACTGCCAGATAAGTATCGATTAATATTTAACTTATATGTTTTAGATAATTATTCTCATAAAGAGATTGCAGAAATGTTGCAAATTTCTGTTGGAACCTCAAAATCTAACTTGTCTAGAGCAAGAAAAATTTTGAGAGATCAGTTAGAAATTTATCAAAATAAACAACAGAAAATACTCATAAATGAATCAGAATAA
- a CDS encoding outer membrane beta-barrel protein, giving the protein MNQNNLDKLFQEQLNNLEATPNKRVWNNIESKLKKKKRRVVPFWWFGSGVAAMLLLGLFLFPFSDDKTDAIKTDSKIIITESSKKELEIIDNAKVDAVIKNEIKEEMLFVDKKLNANSIKSKRNTIKNTENKNKLVSTKNAMKKIFLADKFTKPTEDSVNNNHISIDEKEIVVAENKNISIQKQITKTDKESPKNKVDLNKFIEKKDSVFYTKSLKKKWSIAPVFAVLKSNSFSNGSPINEHLSNSTKGKNSFSYGFNIGYQINEKWSIQSGVHLQEMGFKNNQVTAVPSISKSSLPVVFNNGDSFSFNEEEVAQSSDFISNSALNKTSLNGDLSQNYGYIEIPLEVKYNFLNTKKFNTQVVVGFSSLFLNKNAVNFSTSIISTSGKSKNLNNINFSGNLGFDFNYSLNKKWSLNLNPMFKAQVHTFSEDANGFSPFNLGVYSGIKYKF; this is encoded by the coding sequence ATGAATCAGAATAATTTAGATAAATTGTTTCAAGAACAACTTAATAATTTGGAGGCAACTCCAAATAAAAGAGTATGGAACAATATTGAGTCTAAACTTAAAAAGAAGAAAAGGCGTGTAGTACCTTTTTGGTGGTTTGGAAGTGGCGTTGCTGCAATGTTACTTTTAGGATTGTTTTTATTTCCTTTTTCTGATGATAAAACAGATGCTATTAAAACGGATTCTAAAATTATAATTACAGAAAGTTCAAAAAAGGAATTAGAGATAATAGATAACGCTAAAGTAGATGCTGTAATTAAAAACGAAATAAAGGAAGAGATGCTTTTTGTTGATAAAAAATTAAATGCTAACTCAATTAAATCTAAAAGAAATACGATTAAAAATACCGAGAATAAAAACAAATTAGTTAGCACAAAAAACGCTATGAAAAAGATTTTTTTAGCTGATAAATTTACAAAGCCAACAGAAGATTCTGTAAATAATAATCACATTTCTATTGATGAAAAGGAAATAGTTGTTGCAGAAAATAAGAATATAAGTATTCAGAAACAAATTACAAAAACAGATAAAGAGTCGCCTAAAAATAAAGTAGATTTAAATAAATTTATAGAAAAAAAGGACAGTGTTTTTTATACAAAATCGTTAAAAAAGAAATGGTCTATTGCTCCTGTTTTTGCAGTATTAAAGTCTAATTCTTTTTCAAACGGATCTCCTATAAACGAGCACTTATCTAACTCTACAAAGGGTAAGAATTCTTTTTCTTATGGCTTTAATATAGGGTATCAAATTAATGAAAAATGGAGCATTCAATCTGGTGTTCATTTACAAGAAATGGGGTTTAAAAATAATCAAGTAACTGCCGTTCCTTCAATTTCAAAAAGTTCGTTACCCGTTGTATTTAATAATGGCGATTCTTTTTCTTTTAACGAGGAAGAGGTTGCCCAAAGCTCAGATTTTATAAGTAACTCTGCATTAAATAAAACCAGTTTAAATGGAGATTTAAGTCAAAATTATGGCTACATAGAAATTCCTTTAGAGGTAAAATATAATTTTTTAAACACTAAAAAGTTTAATACACAGGTTGTTGTGGGGTTTAGTTCTTTGTTTTTAAATAAAAATGCTGTAAACTTTAGCACTTCCATTATCTCTACATCAGGTAAATCTAAAAATTTAAACAACATTAATTTTAGTGGAAACTTAGGTTTTGATTTTAATTATTCTTTAAATAAAAAGTGGTCCTTAAACTTAAATCCAATGTTTAAAGCGCAGGTGCATACTTTTAGCGAAGATGCTAATGGTTTTTCCCCTTTCAATTTAGGGGTATATTCTGGTATTAAATATAAATTCTAA
- a CDS encoding isoaspartyl peptidase/L-asparaginase family protein, with product MKNAFFIILLVLISVGCKQETVTSSEEKNTTKQQHKFAIIIHGGAGTILKKNLSDEKEEAYKAKLEEAVKIGHTILKNGGTSQEAVMKTIQVMEESPLFNAGKGAVFTHEETNELDASFMDGKTLNAGAVAGVTNVKSPIELAIKVMTDSDHVMLSGKGASIFAKEKGLEIVDPSYFYTEKRFQSLQRIKNKTKTELDHNDKKAAFYDADIKNAKFGTVGCVALDKNGNIAAGTSTGGMTNKRWGRIGDAPIIGAGTYANNKTCGVSSTGWGEYFIRGMVAYDISAQMEYQNKSLKEATTDVIKNKLTKLGGTGGVIALDKNGNMSFEFNTAGMYRASMNDKDELVVKIYKE from the coding sequence ATGAAAAATGCCTTTTTTATCATCTTGTTAGTATTAATTTCTGTAGGATGCAAGCAAGAAACAGTAACATCATCCGAAGAAAAAAATACAACGAAACAACAACATAAATTTGCAATTATAATTCATGGTGGTGCAGGAACAATTTTAAAAAAGAATTTATCTGATGAAAAAGAAGAAGCCTACAAAGCAAAACTAGAAGAAGCCGTAAAAATAGGTCATACTATTTTAAAAAACGGAGGAACAAGCCAAGAAGCAGTAATGAAAACCATACAAGTAATGGAAGAATCTCCTTTATTTAATGCTGGTAAAGGAGCTGTTTTTACACATGAAGAAACCAACGAATTGGATGCCTCTTTTATGGATGGAAAAACATTAAATGCGGGTGCTGTTGCTGGTGTAACCAATGTAAAAAGCCCTATTGAATTGGCTATAAAAGTAATGACCGATTCTGACCATGTGATGCTTTCTGGCAAAGGAGCTTCTATTTTTGCAAAAGAAAAAGGCTTAGAAATTGTAGACCCAAGTTATTTTTACACAGAAAAACGTTTTCAATCGCTGCAAAGAATAAAAAATAAAACAAAAACCGAATTAGATCATAACGATAAAAAAGCCGCTTTTTATGATGCTGATATTAAAAATGCAAAATTTGGAACAGTAGGTTGTGTTGCATTAGATAAAAATGGAAATATTGCTGCAGGTACTTCTACAGGAGGCATGACAAATAAACGTTGGGGAAGAATTGGAGACGCGCCAATTATTGGTGCAGGAACTTATGCAAATAATAAAACCTGCGGAGTATCATCTACCGGTTGGGGAGAATATTTTATAAGAGGTATGGTTGCGTATGATATTTCTGCTCAAATGGAATATCAAAATAAATCTTTAAAAGAAGCTACTACAGATGTTATTAAAAACAAACTAACAAAACTTGGAGGAACGGGTGGTGTTATTGCTTTAGATAAGAATGGAAATATGTCTTTTGAATTTAATACAGCAGGAATGTATAGAGCTTCTATGAATGATAAGGATGAATTGGTTGTTAAAATTTACAAAGAATAA
- the amaB gene encoding L-piperidine-6-carboxylate dehydrogenase gives MTDFGIQEALQELGLKNINNGTSTGSNNFSNGEIIESYSPVDGKLIGKVKTTTKEDYQKVMEAATKAFLSFRNMPAPQRGEIVRQFGNKLREKKAALGKLVSYEMGKSYQEGLGEVQEMIDICDFAVGLSRQLNGQTIPSERPGHVMREQWHPIGVVGIISAFNFPVAVWAWNTALAWICGDVCVWKGSEKAPLCTVACQNIITEILKENNLPEGISCIINGDYKVGEMMTTDTRIPLISATGSTKMGRIVGATVAQRFGKSLLELGGNNAIIITPTADLKVVVPGAVFGAVGTCGQRCTSTRRLIIHESVYDKVRDAIVGAYKQIKIGNPLDENNHVGPLIDKDAVNTYLAAIEKAKAEGGTILVEGGVLEGKGYESGCYVKPAIIEAENHFEIVQHETFAPILYLMKYSGEVENAIEKQNGVAQGLSSAIMTNELKEAEKFLSYAGSDCGIANVNIGTSGAEIGGAFGGEKETGGGRESGSDAWKVYMRRQTNTINYSDELPLAQGIKFDL, from the coding sequence ATGACAGACTTTGGAATACAAGAAGCTTTACAAGAATTAGGTTTAAAAAACATAAATAACGGAACTTCTACCGGTTCTAACAATTTTTCTAACGGAGAAATTATAGAAAGTTATTCTCCTGTTGATGGAAAGTTAATTGGAAAAGTAAAAACAACCACAAAAGAAGACTACCAAAAAGTGATGGAAGCTGCTACAAAAGCATTTTTATCATTTAGAAATATGCCTGCTCCACAAAGAGGAGAAATTGTGCGTCAGTTTGGTAATAAATTAAGAGAAAAGAAGGCAGCACTTGGTAAATTGGTTTCTTACGAAATGGGAAAATCTTACCAAGAAGGTTTAGGTGAGGTGCAAGAAATGATAGATATCTGCGATTTTGCTGTAGGTTTATCTCGTCAATTAAACGGACAAACAATTCCGTCTGAAAGACCAGGACATGTAATGAGAGAACAATGGCATCCAATAGGTGTTGTTGGTATAATATCTGCCTTTAATTTTCCTGTGGCTGTTTGGGCTTGGAACACCGCTTTAGCGTGGATTTGCGGTGATGTTTGCGTTTGGAAAGGTTCTGAAAAAGCACCTTTATGTACCGTTGCTTGCCAAAATATAATTACTGAAATTTTAAAAGAAAATAATTTACCAGAAGGAATTTCTTGCATTATCAATGGAGATTACAAAGTAGGAGAGATGATGACTACAGACACAAGAATTCCATTAATTTCTGCTACAGGTTCTACCAAAATGGGACGAATTGTTGGCGCAACCGTTGCACAACGTTTTGGAAAATCCTTATTAGAATTAGGCGGAAATAATGCCATTATTATTACGCCTACGGCGGATTTAAAAGTGGTGGTTCCTGGTGCTGTTTTTGGCGCTGTTGGTACTTGCGGACAACGTTGCACATCAACCAGAAGATTAATTATTCACGAATCTGTGTACGATAAAGTAAGAGATGCAATTGTTGGCGCTTACAAACAAATTAAAATAGGAAATCCTTTAGATGAAAATAATCATGTGGGGCCGTTAATAGACAAAGATGCTGTAAATACGTATTTAGCTGCTATAGAAAAAGCAAAAGCAGAAGGTGGAACTATTTTAGTTGAAGGTGGTGTTTTAGAAGGTAAAGGTTATGAAAGCGGTTGTTACGTAAAACCAGCAATTATAGAAGCCGAAAATCATTTTGAAATTGTACAACATGAAACTTTTGCGCCTATCTTATATCTAATGAAATATAGCGGAGAAGTAGAAAATGCTATTGAAAAACAAAACGGAGTTGCACAGGGATTGTCATCTGCAATTATGACCAATGAACTAAAAGAAGCAGAGAAGTTTTTATCTTATGCAGGTTCAGATTGTGGAATTGCAAACGTAAATATTGGTACTTCTGGTGCAGAAATTGGTGGTGCTTTTGGAGGTGAAAAAGAAACAGGTGGAGGTAGAGAATCTGGTTCTGATGCATGGAAAGTATATATGCGTAGACAAACAAATACCATAAATTACTCTGATGAGTTACCTCTGGCTCAAGGCATAAAATTCGATTTATAA